In Hypanus sabinus isolate sHypSab1 chromosome 10, sHypSab1.hap1, whole genome shotgun sequence, the genomic stretch aggggactgATTTCGGGGGGCCAATGGCCTAAACATCGCTCGGGGACCTGGCATGGAAGGAAGAGTCGGACTGgaaacagccacaaaacaaaagccACGTGGCTTTTTGGATCTCCTGATTTTTGAATGCGTAAATGATGGGGTTGATCATGGAATTGTAGGTGGCGGGGAGGAGGGTGGCGTAGGTGTACACTACCGGGTAACTCTGATCCCCAACCAGGCAGTAAATGGCAAAAGGGAGCCAGCTTGTCCCAAAGGTCCCTACAATAATGGCGAGCGTGGAGACACTTTTCTTTGTGGTCATCGAGTAAGACGTCCCAAAGAAGTGTTGTTGAAGTGCAATTTGGTGGGCGTGACGACAGACTAATTTGCACATTTTGATGTAAAGGTGCAACATGATAACAAAGTTCAAAAGGAAAAAAATGGCTAAGACCGTTAAGTTGATCTTGGTCAAGGGTTTCACGATGCTACAGGTGGACCGGTCGCTCAAACAGTTCCATCCCAGAATCGGAAGCAAGCCCAGGCAGATAGAAACTCCCCAGGCCACCACCAGCATGGTGTGAATGTAAGCTATGGTTCTTTCTGAGTAGTAGGTTAACGCGTTATACAGCGAAAGGTAGCGATCGATGGTTATGGCAAGCAGACTGTTCACAGAGGCAGAGAAGGAGCCAACCAAGAACCCCACGGTGATCAGGTTGATTGTCTCTGAGCGAATCAAataatgaaaaaagaaattcagaACCAATCCAAGACCAGCGAAGAGGTCCGCCGTTGCTAAGCTCCCGATCAGTAAAAACATCGGCGTTCGTAAAGCTGGTCTGTGGAATATGATGGCTACCACCAGTGCGTTTTCACAGGCGATGACGGTCCCCGAAATACACAACATCACATCCCAAGGGTCCACCGACTGCCTTGGTATCTGCGACTGCAGATCTAGGGAGGAGTTGTTGTCCAGGGCACCCAGCCAGCTGGAGAGATTGACGGTTTCATTCACAGATGCGATTTCACCCATCGCTCCACCGTTCCTATATTCCTGAAATGGGAGAAAAGAGATCAGACAGATAAGCAACAGACTTGAACAAAATGTAATCAAATCTTGAGCGGTGGGTGGGGGCGGGGCGTTGACAGGGAAGTGAGAGCGATTTGTGAGCAGGATATATTCGATTAATGTCCGAACAAGAGGATTGAACGGTTCCGTAAAACAAAAGACACAAATAAAAACAACTAGAAGCGACTGTTTTAAAAAGCAATTTTAATAGTGGAATAAAACCTTTCGGATTGTAAATGTTGCGCTTAAACAATTGGAAAACAGAGAGAAAGAATGATAAACTGAGGAGACTGCGCTGTCTATGGTGCTGAAACACACAATTGTTCATggcaacacacacatacacacaatgctggagaaactcagtaggccaggctacggaaaacagtaaacagtcgacgtttcgggccgaaacccttcatcaggactgggaaaaaagagattttcagcaactgcagattttctcccaaTTGTTTATGGTTTCGCCTGCCGAGAACGCTGTCCTATTAAAACTGCTTACTTCTAATGTCTCCACTTCGTGTATACACTGCTCTCGCGGGGAACTGATTACTGCAATGATAATTAGTATTCTCATGTTCATGTCTCCCGGTTGGGGATCAGAGCAGCCCTGTACTTTTCCACTTACCCGTCACAGCTGGATAATAGGCCGGGGCATCCGTGTCGTTCCTCCCTTCTTGTTTGGATGAGTCTGTCGCTTCCCTGGACCCTGATGAAGGAGGCGGAGAGTTGCGGTCGCTGGCGAAACATGCAGCGGAGGCCACGAGTTTCTgagactgagtgagtgagtgtgtgtgtgtgtgtgtgagagagagagagagagagagagagagagagagagagagagagagagagagagagagagagagagagagagagagagagagagagagactgagagaggacaGGCTGCTGAGGTTGTAACTGATGGCAGCTTCGCTCCTGCCTTGACGTCAGTCCTGCTCGGCAGTCACGGGGCTCCCACTACCAATATCAAAGCCTTTTCAACGGGGCCACCAAACAACACAGCGAGCACCAAGCGGTCACGTTGGCGAGGAGGCGGTACAGCCACCATGCCTCCTATCATCGTCCGTTGTTATCAATTATTCTACAGGTAATAAAATACATTTCaattcagaggagatttaaactCAATTTCGTTACTCCCTTAATTATACATAGTCAGATACCCCATGGCTGTGGGAATTTGAAGGCCATCTCCCTGTATTTGCAACACCACCCGATAGAATATCTTTACTTGATCTCAAACGTTGCGATGTAAACTGTAACACAATCCAGACTCAGGCTGCGAATTCACTGTGTGTGTTAAGACCTGGGTGATACGGGTTTAATTTCACAAACACAATTTGCCCTTGTCCGTTAACTCAAAGAAATTACGCGGATCTGCAGGTCGCGCGTTGTCTTTCTCGGACATAAATGAGCCACACACTTGTGCTGATCTGCGACGCGAAAATGAACCCAAATGTTGACGTGGCCCAGTAATCACACCGACTGAGAGAAGAGTTAATTCAGGTCAACCCAGACAGTGAGAAATGGTAGCGAAAAACGCCAAGTCTGggtgattaatgttgttaaagGTAGACAGCGAAATTTCAGAATCCAAACAGCAGTATCAGAGCATTTAACACGTCGGAAATGTTTCGCAAAAAGGAAGCAAATTACTCGCATACCTTCAGTGGTGACGGAGTGAGtgtgttttctgtgtgtgtgagtgtgtgtgtctgtgtgtgtgagtgtgtgtgtgtgtgtctgtgtgtgagtgtgtgtgtgtgtgtttgtgtctgtgtgtgtgagtgagtgtgtgtgtgtgagtgagtgagtgtgtgtgtgagtgtgtgaatgtgcaAGTGGGGGGTAGGGGGTAGTGATCAGCGGTGATGATGGACATTGAGAGCCGCAGGAACAACACCCTTACAAAAGGGACCTGATTTCAACAGTTGTCATGCGGCCAACACCGAACTGTGATGCTGATTTATGGCGTTTTCATCGGGGCTGCAGGCCGACCTTTTCTTCACGTTTGTATCTGTTGTATCCCTCTCACCATTTAATTTCGATTGAAAAAgatcatgatttttaaaaaaacgcGTTTGAAGGCAGAGCAGGGAGGCGGATTATGTACACCATCATCCCGAGGGCCTTACTGTTCCTCACCCGACCTGAACTCGAGGTGAGATCAATCTCCCTTCACGTGCCGGAGGGGGAGGTCCTTTCGATCCGGTACTCATGAGATCACATGGGCCCTCACCCACAATCCACGACAATGGTGGCCAGACGGATGGGGAAAGATTAACTTATGAAAAGGCAACGTCAAAATACGCATTAT encodes the following:
- the LOC132400352 gene encoding G-protein coupled receptor 6 yields the protein MGEIASVNETVNLSSWLGALDNNSSLDLQSQIPRQSVDPWDVMLCISGTVIACENALVVAIIFHRPALRTPMFLLIGSLATADLFAGLGLVLNFFFHYLIRSETINLITVGFLVGSFSASVNSLLAITIDRYLSLYNALTYYSERTIAYIHTMLVVAWGVSICLGLLPILGWNCLSDRSTCSIVKPLTKINLTVLAIFFLLNFVIMLHLYIKMCKLVCRHAHQIALQQHFFGTSYSMTTKKSVSTLAIIVGTFGTSWLPFAIYCLVGDQSYPVVYTYATLLPATYNSMINPIIYAFKNQEIQKATWLLFCGCFQSDSSFHARSPSDV